One Pseudorhodoplanes sinuspersici DNA segment encodes these proteins:
- a CDS encoding ABC transporter permease, with product MTTGDAVMSALDALRLHKLRSALTMLGIIIGVAAVIAMMAVGGGAREQVIAQIRSLGSNLLVVTPGNITAGGVRMGSGAASTLTDDDSVAIMNEVGGVQVTAPNMRGTAQLVAGGMNWATGVFGIDNGWFEARDWDVEHGRMFEPEEITRGAQVILIGQTVARNLYGGIDPVGQELRVRNVPFRIIGVMSRKGQTTWGQDQDDVVFVPLNTGRQRVLGRNMANARAVGSIYVKVRDGEDMSIVENDVKSLLRQRHRLQPGQEDDFTVRNLADIAATREASARTLALLLAAVAGVSLAVGGIGIMNIMLVSVTERTREIGLRLAVGARQWDILRQFLFEATGLAAIGGLIGVLIGVGAAYIISNAAGWPLLIEPASIVLAVLFSGLVGVFFGWYPALRASRLDPIEALRHT from the coding sequence ATGACCACCGGTGACGCGGTCATGTCCGCACTCGACGCGCTTCGCTTGCACAAGCTGCGCAGCGCGCTCACCATGCTTGGCATCATCATCGGCGTCGCCGCGGTGATCGCAATGATGGCCGTTGGCGGCGGCGCCCGCGAACAAGTGATCGCGCAGATCCGCAGCCTCGGTTCCAATCTTCTGGTGGTGACACCAGGCAACATCACCGCCGGCGGCGTGCGCATGGGCTCCGGTGCCGCGTCGACACTGACCGATGACGATTCGGTCGCCATCATGAATGAAGTCGGCGGCGTGCAGGTGACCGCTCCCAACATGCGCGGCACGGCGCAACTGGTGGCTGGCGGCATGAACTGGGCGACCGGCGTTTTCGGCATCGACAATGGCTGGTTCGAAGCGCGCGACTGGGACGTTGAACACGGCCGCATGTTCGAGCCGGAAGAAATCACGCGCGGCGCACAAGTGATTCTGATCGGCCAGACGGTGGCGCGTAATCTCTATGGCGGCATCGATCCGGTCGGACAGGAATTGCGCGTGCGCAACGTGCCGTTCCGCATCATTGGCGTGATGAGCCGCAAGGGCCAGACGACCTGGGGGCAGGATCAGGACGATGTCGTGTTCGTGCCGCTCAATACGGGACGCCAGCGCGTGCTCGGACGCAACATGGCCAATGCCCGCGCGGTCGGCTCGATCTATGTGAAGGTGCGCGACGGCGAGGATATGTCCATCGTCGAGAACGATGTTAAGTCGCTGCTGCGGCAGCGCCATCGCCTGCAGCCGGGACAGGAAGACGACTTCACCGTCCGCAACCTTGCCGACATCGCCGCAACGCGCGAGGCGAGCGCCCGCACGCTGGCGTTACTGCTCGCTGCTGTCGCCGGTGTGTCGCTCGCGGTCGGCGGCATCGGCATCATGAACATCATGCTAGTGTCGGTGACCGAGCGCACGCGCGAGATCGGCCTGCGTCTCGCGGTGGGCGCGCGGCAATGGGATATCCTGCGCCAGTTTTTATTTGAAGCGACAGGGCTTGCCGCCATCGGCGGATTGATCGGCGTGCTGATCGGCGTCGGCGCCGCCTATATCATCTCAAATGCCGCCGGCTGGCCGCTCTTGATCGAACCGGCTTCGATCGTTCTTGCGGTGCTGTTTTCCGGATTGGTCGGCGTGTTCTTCGGCTGGTATCCGGCCCTGCGCGCGTCGCGTCTCGATCCGATCGAGGCGCTGAGGCATACGTGA
- a CDS encoding polyprenyl synthetase family protein, whose product MTKQHGNDFSASLENAANDIERLLEQLLSVKPVDGEIDRPQRIIDSMRYGALAGGKRLRPFLVIESAALFGVPRSQALMAGAALECIHCYSLVHDDLPAMDNDDLRRGRPTTHKKFDDATAILAGDALLTIAFDILSREETHPDPAIRIALVQQLARASGLGGMVGGQLLDLAAEGRFGTSPIQDERSIVHMQSMKTGALLHFACIAGGILGNASKADRDALSRYGLAIGVAFQIADDLLDVESDAATLGKAAGKDAAAGKATLVGILGIPTARERLARCVADAEAALAGFGDRGAILRETARFIAARNK is encoded by the coding sequence ATGACAAAACAACACGGAAACGATTTTTCGGCCAGCCTTGAAAACGCTGCCAACGATATTGAGCGCCTGCTGGAGCAATTGCTGTCGGTAAAGCCGGTCGATGGTGAAATCGACCGCCCGCAGCGGATCATCGATTCGATGCGCTATGGCGCGCTGGCCGGCGGCAAGCGGCTGCGGCCGTTTCTGGTGATCGAAAGCGCGGCGCTGTTCGGCGTGCCGCGCTCGCAAGCCTTGATGGCCGGCGCGGCTCTTGAATGCATTCACTGCTATTCGCTGGTGCATGACGACCTGCCGGCGATGGACAATGACGATCTGCGGCGTGGCCGTCCGACGACGCACAAGAAGTTCGACGATGCGACCGCGATCCTCGCGGGCGATGCGCTGCTGACGATCGCGTTCGACATTCTCTCGCGCGAGGAAACGCATCCCGATCCGGCGATCCGCATTGCGCTGGTGCAGCAGCTTGCACGCGCATCGGGCCTCGGCGGCATGGTCGGCGGGCAATTGCTCGATCTCGCGGCGGAGGGACGTTTTGGCACATCCCCCATTCAGGACGAGCGCAGCATCGTTCACATGCAATCGATGAAGACCGGCGCATTGCTGCACTTCGCCTGCATCGCCGGCGGCATTCTCGGCAATGCATCGAAAGCCGATCGCGATGCGCTGTCGCGCTACGGACTTGCGATCGGTGTTGCCTTCCAGATTGCCGACGATCTGCTCGATGTCGAAAGTGACGCTGCGACGCTCGGCAAGGCCGCCGGCAAGGACGCGGCCGCCGGCAAAGCGACGCTGGTCGGCATCCTTGGCATTCCGACCGCCCGTGAACGCCTTGCCCGGTGCGTTGCGGACGCGGAAGCCGCTCTGGCCGGTTTTGGCGATCGGGGCGCAATCCTGCGTGAGACGGCCCGCTTCATCGCTGCGCGCAACAAATGA
- the ispG gene encoding flavodoxin-dependent (E)-4-hydroxy-3-methylbut-2-enyl-diphosphate synthase, which yields MNKEVQMNAGSPDARHPSVAVDVGGVTVGGGAPIVVQSMTNTDTADVDSTVRQVAALARAGSELVRITVDRDEAAAAVPHIRERLDKMKVHVPLIGDFHYIGHKLLADHPACAEALGKYRINPGNVGFKDKKDKQFGAIIETAMRHGKPVRIGANWGSLDQELLTHLMDENAKSPQPIEARAVMREAMVQSALLSADRAVEMGLPQNRIILSAKVSAVQDLIAVYIDLARRSNYAIHLGLTEAGMGSKGIVASSAALGILLQQGIGDTIRVSLTPEPGGDRTLEVKVAQEILQTMGFRTFVPLVAACPGCGRTTSTTFQELARDIQNFIHTSMPEWKTRYPGVEGLNVAVMGCIVNGPGESKHADIGISLPGTGEAPAAPVFIDGKKAVTLRGPTVAADFKAMVIDYIERRYGTGGAGRTAAE from the coding sequence ATGAATAAAGAAGTCCAAATGAATGCGGGGTCTCCGGACGCGCGCCACCCGTCCGTCGCGGTCGATGTCGGCGGCGTCACCGTCGGCGGCGGTGCGCCGATCGTCGTCCAGTCGATGACCAATACCGACACGGCGGACGTCGACTCAACAGTGCGGCAGGTGGCTGCCCTGGCCCGCGCAGGTTCCGAACTTGTGCGCATCACGGTCGATCGTGACGAGGCGGCGGCGGCGGTCCCGCATATCCGCGAGCGTCTGGACAAGATGAAAGTCCATGTCCCGCTGATCGGCGACTTCCATTACATCGGCCACAAGCTGCTGGCGGATCATCCGGCTTGCGCGGAAGCGCTTGGCAAGTACCGGATCAATCCCGGCAATGTCGGCTTCAAGGACAAGAAGGACAAGCAATTCGGCGCCATCATCGAAACGGCGATGCGCCACGGCAAGCCGGTGCGTATCGGCGCCAATTGGGGCTCGCTCGATCAGGAATTGCTCACGCATCTGATGGACGAGAATGCCAAGTCGCCGCAGCCGATCGAAGCGCGCGCGGTGATGCGTGAAGCCATGGTACAATCGGCTCTCTTGTCGGCCGATCGCGCCGTTGAAATGGGCCTTCCGCAGAACCGCATCATCCTGTCGGCGAAAGTGTCGGCGGTGCAGGATCTGATCGCCGTTTATATCGATCTGGCGCGCCGTTCGAATTATGCGATCCATCTCGGCCTCACCGAAGCCGGCATGGGGTCGAAAGGCATCGTCGCCTCGTCCGCGGCACTCGGCATTCTCTTGCAGCAGGGCATCGGCGACACCATCCGCGTGTCGCTGACCCCGGAGCCGGGCGGCGACCGCACGCTGGAAGTGAAGGTTGCGCAGGAAATCCTGCAGACCATGGGTTTCCGCACCTTCGTGCCGCTGGTGGCCGCGTGCCCGGGTTGCGGCCGCACCACCTCGACCACGTTCCAGGAACTGGCGCGCGATATTCAGAACTTCATTCACACCTCGATGCCGGAATGGAAGACGCGGTATCCGGGCGTCGAAGGTCTCAACGTCGCGGTGATGGGCTGCATCGTGAACGGCCCTGGCGAAAGCAAGCATGCCGATATCGGCATCTCGCTGCCGGGCACCGGTGAAGCACCAGCAGCTCCCGTTTTCATCGACGGCAAGAAAGCCGTAACGCTGCGCGGCCCGACGGTCGCCGCCGACTTCAAGGCGATGGTGATCGATTATATCGAACGCCGTTACGGCACCGGCGGCGCCGGGCGCACGGCGGCGGAGTAA
- a CDS encoding Fur family transcriptional regulator: MSETVFKAPDHDHKRCSADALRHAEALCDQRSQKLTPTRRQVLEVLLSSHKPLGAYEIIDRAAQHGSRHAPITVYRALDFLIENGLAHRIESRNAFIGCVHRHAADDLVVFLICDRCGEVGEAPSQQVAESLKSATRAAGFAPKTPVIEITGICANCR, encoded by the coding sequence ATGAGCGAAACGGTCTTCAAAGCCCCCGATCATGACCATAAACGATGCAGCGCCGATGCTCTGCGTCATGCAGAGGCATTGTGTGATCAGCGGTCACAGAAGTTAACGCCGACGCGGCGGCAGGTGCTGGAAGTGCTCTTATCCAGTCACAAGCCGCTCGGTGCCTATGAAATCATCGATCGCGCTGCGCAGCACGGCTCCCGGCATGCGCCGATCACAGTCTATCGCGCTCTGGATTTTCTGATCGAGAATGGGCTCGCGCACCGTATCGAAAGCCGCAACGCCTTCATCGGCTGCGTGCATCGTCATGCCGCTGACGATCTCGTGGTGTTCCTGATCTGCGACCGCTGCGGCGAAGTCGGGGAAGCGCCATCGCAGCAGGTGGCGGAGTCGCTGAAAAGCGCAACACGTGCGGCCGGGTTTGCACCCAAAACACCGGTGATCGAGATCACCGGCATCTGCGCGAACTGCCGTTAA
- a CDS encoding ABC transporter ATP-binding protein, translating to MPLIETENLKRLYHLGGETVTALGGVSICIDEGDFVAVMGPSGSGKSTFMNVIGCLDKPTDGTYRLDGELVSTLNGDALAAVRNRKIGFVFQQFHLLDRLDALSNVELPMVYAETDRATRKEKAIAALKRVGLGERIHHRPTQLSGGQQQRVAIARALVNSPKMLLADEPTGALDSRTSVELMALFQELNRDGTTVVIVTHEPDIAAYANRLIRFLDGHVLSDVRHEPVNAAAELQELIAASQPQKEAAE from the coding sequence ATGCCGCTGATCGAAACCGAAAATCTGAAGAGGCTGTATCATCTCGGCGGCGAGACGGTCACAGCGCTCGGCGGCGTTTCGATCTGCATCGATGAAGGCGACTTCGTCGCTGTGATGGGACCATCCGGCTCCGGCAAATCGACCTTCATGAATGTCATCGGCTGCCTCGACAAGCCGACGGACGGCACCTACCGGCTCGACGGCGAACTGGTGTCGACATTGAACGGCGATGCGCTGGCGGCCGTGCGCAACCGCAAGATCGGGTTCGTGTTTCAGCAATTTCATCTGCTCGACCGGCTCGACGCACTCTCCAATGTCGAATTGCCGATGGTCTATGCCGAGACGGATCGCGCCACGCGCAAGGAGAAAGCGATCGCGGCATTGAAGCGTGTCGGTCTTGGCGAGCGCATCCATCACCGCCCGACGCAATTATCGGGCGGTCAGCAGCAGCGTGTCGCGATCGCCCGCGCACTGGTGAATTCGCCGAAGATGCTGCTCGCGGACGAGCCGACCGGCGCGCTCGACAGCCGCACCTCGGTCGAACTGATGGCGCTGTTTCAGGAACTCAATCGCGACGGCACCACTGTCGTCATCGTCACGCACGAGCCGGACATTGCCGCCTACGCCAATCGTCTGATCCGCTTCCTCGATGGCCACGTGCTGTCGGATGTGCGGCACGAGCCGGTCAATGCGGCGGCTGAACTACAAGAATTGATCGCAGCGTCGCAGCCGCAGAAAGAAGCCGCCGAATGA
- the ggt gene encoding gamma-glutamyltransferase, whose protein sequence is MTRDYHFPGRSPAYATGGMVATSHPLASLAGVEILRAGGTAVDAAVAVVAMAGILEPQMTGIGGDCFCLVAKPGQPVWGYNGSGRAGAAMRAESLIEQGLKEIAPTSVHSVTVPGAVEAWDTILKTHGRFGLDRVLLPAITAAEAGVPVSPRVAFDWARTKERLTRSPGAAMHFLPQGAAPKAGDVVKFPALAKTLWAIGERGARAFYEGEIADDIVATLKAMGGVLTADDFAAHRGEEATPLTSNYRGLDVVELPPNGQGMIALILLNILERFALSNLDPVGADRYHLATEAARLAYGVRNTYLADPAFMTQPVPSLLDSGFAAQLAGMIDRTKRSPFPQAPKPQGSTVLACVVDRDRNAVTIINSLFSGFGSGIATEKTGILLHHRGSGFNLALGHPNCIGPNKRPMHTIIPALAMRDGRVDMAFGVMGGAYQAMGHAHFISNVVDYGMDVQSAIDSPRIFFEGEQVTLENGIGEAVLQDLRARGHDAARAAVPHGGGQAIKIDWERGVLIGGSDPRKDGCALGY, encoded by the coding sequence ATGACACGCGATTATCACTTTCCCGGCCGCTCGCCCGCTTATGCGACCGGTGGCATGGTTGCGACCTCGCATCCCTTGGCGTCTCTTGCCGGCGTCGAGATCCTGCGTGCCGGCGGCACAGCGGTGGACGCTGCCGTTGCTGTGGTGGCGATGGCCGGCATTCTCGAACCGCAGATGACCGGTATCGGCGGTGATTGCTTCTGTCTGGTTGCAAAGCCCGGACAGCCGGTCTGGGGTTACAACGGCTCAGGCCGTGCCGGCGCCGCGATGCGGGCGGAAAGCCTGATCGAGCAGGGCCTGAAAGAGATCGCACCGACCTCGGTGCACAGCGTCACCGTGCCCGGTGCGGTCGAAGCCTGGGACACGATCCTCAAGACGCATGGCCGCTTTGGCCTCGATCGCGTCTTGCTGCCGGCCATTACCGCCGCGGAAGCAGGCGTTCCGGTCTCGCCGCGCGTTGCCTTCGACTGGGCGCGGACCAAGGAACGGCTGACGCGCAGTCCGGGCGCGGCGATGCATTTCCTGCCGCAAGGCGCAGCGCCAAAAGCCGGCGACGTCGTGAAGTTTCCGGCGCTGGCCAAGACGCTATGGGCGATCGGCGAGCGCGGTGCGCGCGCTTTCTATGAAGGCGAGATCGCCGACGACATCGTTGCGACGCTCAAGGCCATGGGCGGCGTTCTGACGGCCGACGATTTTGCTGCGCATCGCGGCGAAGAGGCGACGCCGCTCACATCGAATTATCGTGGTCTTGATGTGGTGGAGCTGCCGCCGAACGGGCAGGGCATGATCGCCCTGATCCTGCTCAACATCCTCGAACGCTTCGCGTTGTCGAATCTCGATCCCGTCGGGGCCGATCGCTATCATCTCGCAACCGAGGCAGCGCGCCTGGCTTACGGCGTGCGGAACACTTATCTCGCAGATCCGGCTTTCATGACGCAGCCGGTGCCCTCATTGCTCGACAGCGGTTTTGCGGCACAGCTTGCCGGCATGATCGATCGCACCAAGCGCTCGCCATTCCCGCAAGCGCCGAAGCCGCAAGGCTCCACCGTGCTGGCCTGCGTCGTCGATCGCGACCGCAATGCGGTGACGATCATCAACTCGCTGTTCTCGGGTTTCGGTTCAGGCATCGCGACGGAGAAGACCGGCATTCTGCTTCATCATCGCGGCTCCGGCTTCAATCTCGCGCTTGGTCATCCCAATTGCATCGGTCCGAACAAGCGGCCAATGCACACGATCATTCCGGCGCTGGCGATGCGCGATGGACGCGTCGACATGGCCTTCGGCGTCATGGGTGGTGCGTATCAGGCGATGGGCCACGCGCATTTCATCTCGAACGTCGTCGATTACGGGATGGATGTGCAGTCCGCGATCGATTCGCCGCGCATCTTCTTCGAAGGCGAACAGGTGACGCTCGAGAACGGAATCGGCGAAGCCGTGCTGCAGGATCTGCGGGCGCGCGGCCACGACGCTGCGCGCGCGGCTGTGCCGCATGGCGGCGGTCAGGCAATCAAAATCGATTGGGAGCGCGGCGTGCTGATCGGCGGCTCCGATCCCCGCAAGGATGGCTGCGCGCTGGGGTATTGA
- a CDS encoding DMT family transporter, whose protein sequence is MTSTTTQAPQYTAATRPLDIGASAIVVFLCLCWGFNQVMVKFALPDIPPMTQAAIRSIGAAIIIWLYARMRGISLDMRDETLKAGIAAGVLFALEFIFLYRGLLYTTVSRATLFVYTAPFVVVLGSHFLVPGDRFRWTQWLGLAMSFAGVALAFGVPTPAADPNQLLGDMLALLGGIAWGFTTLVVKSTSLARTGPEKTLQYQLVMSAPVLVGAVLLFGERITHMPSVVALASMTYQTVWVVALTFLIWFTMVLRYSAARLSAFTFLTPLFGVLAGYLVMGDPITPAFAGAGALVIGGLILVNRPK, encoded by the coding sequence ATGACTTCAACAACGACGCAGGCGCCGCAATACACTGCTGCGACACGGCCGCTCGACATTGGCGCCAGCGCCATTGTTGTGTTTCTGTGCCTGTGCTGGGGTTTCAACCAGGTGATGGTGAAGTTCGCCTTGCCCGATATTCCGCCGATGACGCAGGCGGCAATCCGGTCGATCGGCGCGGCGATCATCATCTGGCTGTATGCGCGTATGCGCGGCATTTCCCTTGATATGCGCGACGAGACGCTGAAGGCCGGTATTGCCGCCGGCGTTCTGTTCGCGCTGGAATTCATCTTCCTGTATCGCGGCCTTCTCTACACGACCGTCAGCCGTGCGACGCTGTTCGTATACACCGCGCCGTTTGTCGTGGTGCTCGGCTCGCATTTTCTGGTTCCTGGAGACCGGTTCCGATGGACGCAATGGCTCGGGCTGGCGATGTCTTTCGCCGGTGTGGCCCTCGCGTTTGGGGTTCCGACCCCTGCCGCCGACCCGAACCAGCTTCTGGGGGATATGCTGGCCTTGCTTGGCGGCATCGCCTGGGGCTTCACCACCCTTGTGGTGAAAAGCACGTCGCTGGCTCGCACCGGGCCTGAAAAGACCCTCCAATATCAGCTGGTGATGTCGGCGCCGGTTCTGGTGGGGGCCGTGCTGTTATTCGGAGAACGGATCACCCACATGCCGTCGGTGGTCGCGCTGGCTTCGATGACCTATCAGACCGTCTGGGTGGTCGCTCTCACCTTTTTGATCTGGTTCACCATGGTGCTGCGTTATTCGGCGGCCCGTCTTTCGGCTTTCACATTTCTGACGCCATTATTCGGCGTGTTGGCCGGGTATCTGGTCATGGGGGACCCGATCACCCCCGCCTTTGCCGGGGCGGGGGCCCTGGTGATCGGCGGCCTGATCTTGGTAAACAGGCCGAAATAG
- the rpmF gene encoding 50S ribosomal protein L32, whose protein sequence is MAVPKRKTSPSRRGMRRSADALKQPSYIEDKDSGEFRRPHHLDLKTGMYKGRQVLKVKSAEA, encoded by the coding sequence ATGGCCGTTCCGAAACGAAAAACCTCGCCATCGCGGCGTGGCATGCGCCGCTCGGCCGACGCTCTCAAGCAGCCGAGCTATATCGAGGACAAGGACTCGGGCGAATTCCGCCGTCCGCATCACCTCGACCTGAAGACCGGCATGTACAAGGGCCGGCAGGTGCTGAAGGTGAAGAGCGCGGAGGCGTAA
- a CDS encoding efflux RND transporter periplasmic adaptor subunit: MRRLPTIVVLLAVAIAAGFYLFAGWSGAPAEGSYRTAKADRGEIVATVSATGTINPTTTVIVGSQLSGQVVEVLADYNSEVKADQVVARLNQNQIRARLDAARADLAQMRAQKLVTEGQIEKVRAETEKAKAAQADMEAQVVRNEALLADAERNLTRQSELRTRGFAAESVHDTARATRDAQQAALNSARAQVNSAKAALLSLAADLQIAQANLESVNAQILQRQAAARQIEVDLQNSEIRSPVSGVVVLRNVELGQTVAASLQAPELFRIADNLRKMEISANIDETDVGRIKPGQHVTFTVNAFPGRTFEGVVKQVRLGSQVVQNVVIYTTIISIDNPQRELLPGMTANLRVETERRENVVRIPNAALRWRPPVAADQPLVVASEPAASPGGAPQRRAQGAGPNGGAGGANGSEFLNTIKSELKLSPDQVRDVDAAVAEMRQTMMANASAGGDANTRRERFRTARAELEQRIAGILTAEQKPVFEEIVKRNSETRDARATQSGRIFIVGKDVQPQGVTVRIGASDGVMTEIVSGLNAGAEVIIGGGSRNAAQRSGPRFGF, from the coding sequence ATGCGCCGTTTACCGACGATTGTTGTGCTGCTCGCCGTGGCGATTGCGGCCGGTTTTTATTTGTTTGCCGGCTGGAGTGGCGCACCCGCGGAAGGCAGCTACCGCACCGCCAAGGCGGACCGCGGCGAGATCGTCGCCACCGTCAGCGCCACCGGCACGATCAATCCGACCACCACCGTCATCGTCGGCTCGCAATTGTCCGGGCAGGTCGTTGAAGTTCTGGCCGACTATAATTCTGAAGTGAAAGCCGATCAGGTCGTCGCGCGGCTCAACCAGAACCAGATCCGGGCGCGGCTCGACGCCGCCCGCGCCGACCTCGCGCAGATGCGGGCGCAGAAGCTCGTCACCGAAGGCCAGATCGAAAAGGTCCGTGCCGAAACCGAGAAAGCAAAGGCGGCGCAGGCCGACATGGAAGCGCAGGTCGTCCGCAACGAAGCGCTGCTCGCCGATGCCGAACGGAATCTGACGCGGCAGAGCGAATTGCGCACACGCGGCTTCGCTGCGGAATCGGTCCATGACACCGCCCGCGCCACCCGCGACGCACAGCAGGCCGCATTGAACTCGGCCCGCGCGCAGGTGAATTCCGCGAAAGCGGCGTTGCTGTCGCTCGCCGCCGATCTGCAGATCGCGCAGGCCAATCTCGAATCCGTCAATGCACAGATCCTGCAACGTCAGGCCGCTGCGCGGCAGATCGAGGTCGACTTGCAGAATTCCGAAATCCGCTCGCCGGTTTCCGGCGTCGTCGTGCTGCGCAATGTCGAACTCGGCCAGACTGTCGCCGCCTCGTTGCAGGCGCCGGAACTGTTCCGCATCGCCGACAACCTGCGCAAGATGGAAATCTCGGCCAATATCGACGAGACCGATGTCGGACGCATCAAGCCGGGTCAGCATGTGACCTTCACCGTGAATGCATTTCCGGGCCGCACCTTCGAAGGCGTGGTGAAGCAGGTGCGGCTCGGCTCGCAAGTCGTGCAGAATGTGGTGATCTACACGACCATTATTTCCATCGATAATCCGCAGCGCGAATTGCTGCCGGGAATGACCGCCAATCTGCGCGTCGAAACCGAGCGCCGCGAGAATGTCGTGCGTATTCCCAACGCGGCCTTGCGCTGGCGTCCGCCCGTCGCTGCGGATCAACCTCTGGTCGTCGCGAGTGAGCCGGCAGCATCGCCCGGCGGCGCGCCGCAGCGGCGCGCGCAGGGCGCAGGACCGAATGGTGGCGCCGGCGGGGCAAATGGCTCGGAATTCCTGAACACCATCAAGAGCGAACTCAAGCTTTCCCCGGATCAGGTCCGCGACGTCGATGCGGCCGTTGCCGAGATGCGTCAAACTATGATGGCGAATGCCAGCGCCGGCGGCGATGCCAATACCCGCCGTGAGCGCTTCCGCACCGCGCGTGCCGAACTCGAACAGCGCATTGCCGGCATCCTGACTGCGGAACAGAAGCCGGTCTTCGAAGAAATCGTGAAGCGCAACAGCGAAACGCGCGACGCCCGCGCAACGCAAAGCGGTCGCATCTTCATCGTCGGCAAGGACGTGCAGCCGCAGGGCGTGACGGTGCGGATCGGCGCCAGCGACGGCGTGATGACGGAAATCGTCTCCGGATTGAATGCCGGCGCCGAAGTCATCATCGGTGGCGGGTCGCGCAACGCTGCACAGCGCAGCGGCCCGCGGTTTGGCTTCTGA
- the mtgA gene encoding monofunctional biosynthetic peptidoglycan transglycosylase yields MLSQQPWMRSSRGGLRRAVRIALFAILIFILLPYVLTPLYLVVRPVSTPMLWRYLTAQPVTRIYRPLGDIAPVLPRTVIASEDARFCPHHGVDWRGLRDLLNEAEDFDDLRGGSTITQQTAKNLFLWSGRSYVRKALELPLSLWMDLVLGKRRIMEIYLNIAEWGPNGQFGAEAGSRRAFNKPASDLTAHQAALMAAMLPNPRKRDARMPGPAVRRLAGIYQRRANTAGLADCLKRGRF; encoded by the coding sequence ATGTTGTCGCAGCAGCCATGGATGCGCTCCAGCCGGGGCGGGCTGCGCCGTGCCGTGCGTATCGCCCTGTTTGCGATTCTGATCTTTATCCTGCTGCCCTATGTCCTGACGCCGCTTTATCTGGTCGTGCGGCCGGTTTCCACCCCGATGCTGTGGCGTTACTTAACGGCGCAGCCGGTCACCCGGATTTACCGTCCGCTGGGTGATATCGCGCCCGTGCTGCCGCGGACGGTGATTGCGTCCGAGGATGCGCGCTTCTGCCCCCATCATGGCGTCGACTGGCGGGGTTTGCGGGACTTGCTGAACGAAGCGGAGGATTTCGACGATCTGCGGGGCGGTTCCACTATCACTCAGCAGACCGCCAAGAACCTGTTCCTCTGGTCCGGCCGCTCCTATGTCCGCAAGGCTCTGGAGCTGCCACTGAGCCTCTGGATGGATCTGGTTCTCGGCAAGCGACGGATCATGGAAATCTACCTGAATATCGCCGAATGGGGCCCCAACGGCCAATTCGGGGCCGAAGCGGGCAGCCGGAGGGCCTTCAACAAGCCGGCCAGCGACCTGACGGCCCATCAGGCGGCCCTGATGGCGGCCATGCTGCCCAATCCGCGGAAGCGGGACGCCCGGATGCCAGGGCCGGCGGTCCGGCGCCTGGCCGGGATCTATCAGCGGCGGGCTAACACGGCGGGGCTCGCGGATTGCCTGAAGCGGGGCCGCTTTTAA